Sequence from the Deltaproteobacteria bacterium genome:
CAAAGTGGCAAAGTGGCAAAGTGGCAAAGTGGCAAAGTGGCAAAGTGAACATCATGAAACGTGTGATATAAACTGTTCCTTCAGATCCCCCTTTAGCAAAGGGGGATCAAGGGGGATTTTACAACGGAACGTAAGAACAACATAGACGGAAGTCGTCAAGAATATTAATCAGGAAACACAGGAGGTAACTGACAGATGGCACGAATTACCGTAGAAGACGCCCTGGAACAGGCGGAAAACAGGTTCGCCCTGACCATTCTCGCCGCCCAGCGGGTGCGTCAGCTTTTCCGGGGGTCGAAGCCCATGGCCGAGAAAAAGGGCAACCGGGAGGTTGTAACGGCACTCAGGGAGATCGCCGAAGGGAAGGTCCGCTACGCTTACCCCGAGAATCTCAGGTTGATCGGGACCGCCGTAAAGCAGATCGAGGCGGTGGATGGTGATACCGACAGGGGTGAGGAAGATAGTGAATGACGGCGGCAGAGAACGACTGATCTTCGCTCTTGACGTGACCGATGACATGGCGGCCGCGATGAAATGGGTTGATCGCCTGAAAAACCACGTAGGGCTGTTCAAGATCGGCAAGGAAGCCTTTACCCGCTTCGGTCCGGCCGTTGTTCAGGCGGTACTGGAACGGGGCGGCAGGGTTTTTCTCGATCTGAAATATCATGATATACCCAATACGGTGGCCCGGGCGGCGGAGAATGCGGTCGCCCTCGATGTTTCCATGTTGAACGTGCACGCGGCGGGAGGAAGGCGGATGATGACGGAGGCAATGGAAGCTGTCCGGACACGGGCGGCCCGTCTCGACCGGCCCGTCCCCATCGTTCTCGCCGTTACGGTTCTAACCAGTCTTGACGATGATGATGTGGCCGAGGTGGGGTTCAGCCTTCCGGCGGGCGATCTTGCCGTTCGCCTGGCCGTCCTGGCCAGGGACGCCGGTCTGTCGGGTGTCGTGGCGTCACCCCGGGAAATCCTTCCCATCCGCGAGGCCTGCGGGGATTCATTCGTCATTGTCACTCCGGGGATCCGATATGATGCTTCCGGTGCTGATGACCAGAAGCGAACCCTTGCTCCGAAAGAGGCGGTACGGAGGGGGGCGGACTATATCGTAGTGGGAAGACCCATCAGAACGGCCCCGGATCCCCTGGCGGTTGCCGAGGCGATAGGGGAGGAGATCTCTGCAGGACTTGCCCTGAGAGAGTGACCTCTCACCGCCGACCTGGATATACGCATGGAGATGATCTACGGCATACATCCGGTACTGGAGACCCTGCGGAGAAGTGACGGCACTGTAGAACGTATCTTTATCGCACGCGGAAAAACAACTCCCGACATTGAACAGATACTCGCCATAGCGGCGCGACGGGCCATCCCCGTGGAACGATGCCGGCGGCCATATCTCGACGCCGTGACCGGTTCGACGTCGCATCAGGGGATCGCCTGCAGGGGAAAGGAATTTCAATATGCCCCGTTCGAGGATATGGTCGCCGCGGCGGCCGATGGGCACGGCCTGGTCCTGATCCTTGACGGTGTCACCGATCCTCACAACCTGGGCTCTCTGATCCGCACGGCCCATTGCTTCGGTGTTCACGGCATCGTCATCCCCGAAGACCGGGCTGCACCCGTCACACCCGCCGTCGTCAAGGCATCGGCCGGTGCCTCCCAGTACATACCGGTCACCCGTGTAGTCAACCTCGCCCGCGCGATAGACGCCATGAAGGAGTGGAATTTCTGGATCTACGGTGCCGATGCGCGAGGCGACACCGATATCCATGCACATGATTACGGAGGCAATGTGGGGCTCGTCCTGGGGAGCGAAGGGAAGGGGATACGGCACCTCGTAAGGAAGAAGTGTGACTTTCTGATCTCCATTCCCATGGCGGGTGCCTTTGATT
This genomic interval carries:
- a CDS encoding DNA-directed RNA polymerase subunit omega, whose amino-acid sequence is MARITVEDALEQAENRFALTILAAQRVRQLFRGSKPMAEKKGNREVVTALREIAEGKVRYAYPENLRLIGTAVKQIEAVDGDTDRGEEDSE
- the pyrF gene encoding orotidine-5'-phosphate decarboxylase; amino-acid sequence: MVIPTGVRKIVNDGGRERLIFALDVTDDMAAAMKWVDRLKNHVGLFKIGKEAFTRFGPAVVQAVLERGGRVFLDLKYHDIPNTVARAAENAVALDVSMLNVHAAGGRRMMTEAMEAVRTRAARLDRPVPIVLAVTVLTSLDDDDVAEVGFSLPAGDLAVRLAVLARDAGLSGVVASPREILPIREACGDSFVIVTPGIRYDASGADDQKRTLAPKEAVRRGADYIVVGRPIRTAPDPLAVAEAIGEEISAGLALRE
- the rlmB gene encoding 23S rRNA (guanosine(2251)-2'-O)-methyltransferase RlmB → MEMIYGIHPVLETLRRSDGTVERIFIARGKTTPDIEQILAIAARRAIPVERCRRPYLDAVTGSTSHQGIACRGKEFQYAPFEDMVAAAADGHGLVLILDGVTDPHNLGSLIRTAHCFGVHGIVIPEDRAAPVTPAVVKASAGASQYIPVTRVVNLARAIDAMKEWNFWIYGADARGDTDIHAHDYGGNVGLVLGSEGKGIRHLVRKKCDFLISIPMAGAFDSLNVAVAGGIIIHEIVRRRSVLS